The Streptomyces sp. NBC_01775 genome includes a region encoding these proteins:
- a CDS encoding type II toxin-antitoxin system VapB family antitoxin: protein MIFKRIGNGRPYPDHGRESTRQWADVAPRPVRLDQLVTTKGQLDLETLLAEDSTFYGDLFAHVVKWQGDLYLEDGLHRAVRAALQQRQVLHARVLELD, encoded by the coding sequence GTGATCTTCAAGCGAATCGGAAACGGGCGGCCGTACCCCGACCACGGCCGGGAGAGCACCCGCCAGTGGGCGGATGTCGCCCCACGCCCGGTGCGTCTTGACCAGCTCGTCACCACGAAGGGCCAGCTCGACCTGGAGACCCTCCTCGCGGAGGACTCGACCTTCTACGGCGACCTGTTCGCCCACGTCGTGAAGTGGCAGGGCGATCTGTATCTGGAGGACGGCCTGCACCGCGCAGTCCGCGCCGCGCTCCAGCAACGCCAGGTGCTGCACGCACGCGTTCTGGAGCTGGACTGA
- a CDS encoding tRNA adenosine deaminase-associated protein yields MYFAALLARTEDGWEASDTELDDVETLADLADLAREATTEDETVLVCIEQEGEWFGVVRVDGEEDPRVFVSDAAAAMRSSYGEILLSDELLGREPEDPAALDQLVDLDGTEDGEPEDDEEDEAAVTATGDADSTPAGPIGDAGILSDLGMTDKALRSLTPEDALSEVADALGCTDVLEAVR; encoded by the coding sequence GTGTATTTCGCCGCGCTGCTCGCGCGCACCGAAGACGGGTGGGAAGCGAGCGACACAGAGCTGGACGATGTGGAGACCCTGGCGGACCTGGCCGATCTGGCCCGGGAGGCCACAACGGAAGACGAGACAGTGCTGGTCTGCATCGAGCAGGAGGGCGAATGGTTCGGCGTCGTCCGCGTGGACGGCGAGGAGGATCCCCGCGTCTTCGTCTCGGACGCCGCCGCGGCGATGCGCAGCTCGTACGGCGAGATACTGCTCTCCGACGAGTTGCTGGGCCGCGAGCCCGAAGACCCGGCGGCGCTGGACCAACTCGTGGACCTTGACGGCACGGAGGACGGTGAGCCGGAGGACGACGAGGAGGACGAGGCCGCCGTCACGGCGACCGGGGACGCGGACAGCACGCCCGCGGGCCCGATCGGCGACGCCGGGATCCTGTCCGACCTCGGGATGACGGACAAGGCACTCCGCTCCCTCACCCCCGAGGACGCCCTCAGCGAGGTCGCGGACGCGCTGGGCTGCACGGACGTACTGGAAGCGGTCCGCTGA
- a CDS encoding LytR C-terminal domain-containing protein, giving the protein MSMLTPPGMGGKYRIKGDRYPRMRRSRGRGKIIFASVASMVAVAMIGWGTLQLIDIFSGGSGGARASGAGGKPGDCATPAASRDAAAAKDEQSRAPGDAGKGKGRGKAKSEDDKGGRDDKGEKSEGEGKGGKNGGSPPEGKLPEPRAITVNVLNATSRDGLAQSTADDLKKRGFKIGKVGNAPDGLDKKVKKAGMLVGAPGSATSARLKVLSTQVDGTGTKFTERDGKDVDLVLGDGFKKLTKKKAAMSTLAKLNKSKPSPSSSGKC; this is encoded by the coding sequence ATGAGCATGCTCACTCCCCCCGGCATGGGCGGCAAATACCGCATCAAGGGTGACCGTTACCCGCGCATGCGCAGGTCACGGGGACGAGGAAAGATCATTTTCGCCTCTGTCGCCTCCATGGTGGCCGTCGCGATGATCGGGTGGGGCACGCTCCAGCTCATCGACATCTTCTCCGGCGGCTCAGGCGGGGCCCGCGCCTCCGGAGCCGGGGGCAAGCCCGGCGACTGCGCGACCCCCGCCGCCTCACGCGACGCCGCCGCGGCCAAGGACGAGCAGAGCCGCGCACCCGGCGACGCCGGAAAGGGCAAGGGCAGGGGGAAGGCGAAGAGCGAGGACGACAAGGGCGGCAGGGACGACAAGGGCGAGAAGAGCGAGGGCGAGGGCAAGGGCGGCAAGAACGGCGGCTCACCGCCCGAGGGCAAGCTCCCCGAGCCGCGCGCCATCACCGTCAACGTCCTCAACGCCACCTCGCGCGACGGCCTCGCCCAGTCCACCGCCGACGACCTGAAGAAGCGCGGCTTCAAGATCGGCAAGGTGGGCAACGCGCCTGACGGCCTCGACAAGAAGGTCAAGAAGGCGGGCATGCTCGTCGGCGCACCCGGCTCGGCCACCTCGGCCCGGCTGAAGGTCCTGAGCACTCAGGTCGACGGCACCGGCACCAAGTTCACAGAGCGCGACGGCAAGGACGTCGATCTCGTCCTCGGGGACGGCTTCAAGAAGCTGACGAAGAAGAAGGCGGCCATGTCCACGCTGGCGAAGCTCAACAAGTCGAAGCCGTCGCCCTCATCCAGCGGAAAGTGCTGA
- the upp gene encoding uracil phosphoribosyltransferase, with protein MRTHVVDHPLVAHKLTTLRDERTDSPTFRRLADELVTLLAYEATRDVRVDEVGITTPVTGTTGVRLSYPRPLVVPIIRAGLGMLEGMVRLLPTAEVGFLGMIRDEETLQASTYANRMPDDLSGRQVYVLDPMLATGGTLVAAIRELIRRGADDVTALCLLAAPEGVEVMERELAGTPVTVVTASVDERLNEQGFIVPGLGDAGDRMYGTVS; from the coding sequence ATGCGGACCCATGTCGTCGACCACCCGCTGGTGGCGCACAAACTCACCACGCTGCGCGACGAGCGCACCGACTCGCCCACCTTCCGCCGCCTCGCGGACGAGTTGGTGACGCTGCTCGCGTACGAGGCGACCCGGGACGTACGCGTCGACGAGGTCGGGATCACCACGCCCGTGACCGGGACGACCGGCGTACGGCTCTCCTACCCGCGCCCGCTGGTGGTGCCGATCATCCGGGCGGGGCTGGGAATGCTGGAGGGCATGGTCCGGCTGCTGCCGACGGCAGAGGTCGGCTTCCTCGGGATGATCCGTGACGAGGAAACCCTCCAGGCCTCGACGTACGCGAACCGGATGCCCGACGATTTGTCCGGGCGCCAGGTCTACGTGCTCGATCCGATGCTGGCCACCGGCGGAACGCTGGTCGCCGCCATCAGGGAGCTGATCCGGCGCGGCGCCGACGATGTGACCGCGCTGTGCCTGCTTGCGGCCCCCGAGGGCGTCGAGGTCATGGAGCGGGAGCTGGCCGGGACGCCGGTGACGGTGGTGACGGCGTCGGTGGACGAGCGCCTCAACGAACAGGGCTTCATCGTCCCGGGGCTGGGCGACGCCGGGGACCGGATGTACGGGACGGTCAGCTGA
- the tadA gene encoding tRNA adenosine(34) deaminase TadA: MGDPVRAPWQEPMRLALAEAVRAPETGDVPVGAVVLGPDGAVLGRGHNAREADGDPTAHAELLALRGAARARGGRDWRLTDCTLVVTLEPCTMCAGAAVLSRVTRVVYGAPDPKAGAAGSLWDALRDRRLNHRPEVINGVLAPECAALLTNFFRTPNTDFGPAPEVG, from the coding sequence ATGGGCGACCCCGTGCGCGCTCCCTGGCAAGAGCCGATGCGGCTGGCGCTGGCGGAGGCCGTACGGGCGCCGGAGACGGGGGACGTACCGGTCGGCGCCGTCGTCCTCGGGCCCGACGGCGCGGTGCTCGGCCGGGGCCACAACGCCCGCGAGGCGGACGGCGATCCGACCGCCCACGCCGAGCTGCTCGCGCTGCGCGGCGCGGCCCGCGCCCGGGGCGGCCGAGACTGGCGGCTGACAGACTGCACCCTGGTCGTCACCCTGGAGCCCTGCACGATGTGCGCGGGCGCCGCAGTGCTCTCCCGGGTCACCCGCGTCGTCTACGGCGCCCCCGACCCCAAGGCGGGCGCCGCCGGCTCCCTCTGGGACGCCCTCCGCGACCGCCGCCTCAACCACCGCCCGGAGGTCATCAACGGCGTCCTCGCCCCCGAGTGCGCCGCCCTCCTCACCAACTTCTTCCGCACCCCCAATACCGATTTCGGCCCAGCCCCCGAAGTGGGCTAG